A DNA window from Allokutzneria albata contains the following coding sequences:
- a CDS encoding BTAD domain-containing putative transcriptional regulator: MRFGVLGPLAVWTDAGESVRVPGAKVRALLADLLVHAGEPVSADRLIEDLWGEQTPRDASGALHVKVSQLRRALASAEADARDLVVSQPAGYTLRVPEEAVDSGRFGALVRAARTASHPAEAAVLLSEALSLWRGEPLAEFAEEEFARAEAERLRELRLTAIEDHVEARLAVGEHASLIDELRVLVDRHPLRERLRAAQMRALYRAGRQTEALESYDRLRTELADELGIDPSPALVRLRQEILTQDPALDASPGAPRTTATNLPAPVSDLIGRASAVTEVRSALAAARLVTLVGPGGVGKTRLAVEAARGALDEAVDGVWLVELADVSRGAGVAEVIDKVAAAVGARDDTSADGLSRQERLAAALGGQRVLLVVDNCEHVVDSAAHVAESLLATAPELRVLATSREPLGIAGEQLVAVPPLELPDPEDDVDPGRAGRLGAVELFVRRAGAADPGFALRPDNVKVVAGICRALDGLPLAIELAASRVRALGVHDLAVRLDDRFRVLTTGPRTAPTRQRTLRSMIDWSWDLLSGSERAVLRRLAAHSVSLSLASAEVVCAGDPVAEHEVMDVLAQLVDRSLVTVVTDGDRTRYRLLDTIGAYARERLDEAGEVAATQLRHAEHFRDLVLSANSHLRGPEQREHLRLLDREAANTNAAVLTAVQLGETALGLDLVTGMAWYWYLRGTLQEGHRLLGAVLELTGPVASAGADALRARAWRLGFGFLLGCEPDPLGQGAEVLRRCAELDAPDVLARVRWWLAVAGRSRSPATARELFDEARVEFERLGDRWHLAAVLVFTAENALTSGDPETTAVDAARAASLFAELGDRWGQVQAAELLGAVADIAGDHGRAAGLYEGALGMAEELGLWPAVAQLLGRLTRVAVLRRDYPAAMEFGDRALRVATERSIAPQIGFASGGLALAARRMGLLDTAEAHLRATLEWERRIDYATGMAFILTQLGFVAEQRGDLDAAVAWHREGLAAARQTHDLRAVALSLEGFAGTRVLAGDPAGAARLLGVAEAAREAAGFPLPPAERDDVDRITEAGASALGAEAFAKELLRGKETPLDDVLSTLDWVSLPACPPQTSSSP, encoded by the coding sequence ATGCGCTTTGGGGTGCTGGGCCCGCTGGCCGTGTGGACCGATGCGGGCGAGTCCGTGCGCGTTCCTGGCGCGAAGGTCCGCGCTCTGCTGGCCGACCTGCTGGTGCACGCGGGCGAGCCAGTGTCCGCGGATCGGCTCATCGAGGACCTGTGGGGTGAGCAGACGCCCCGGGACGCGTCCGGCGCGCTGCACGTGAAGGTCTCGCAACTGCGACGCGCACTGGCGAGCGCGGAGGCCGATGCCCGCGACCTCGTGGTGTCACAGCCCGCCGGTTACACCCTGCGCGTCCCGGAAGAGGCGGTGGACTCCGGCCGGTTCGGTGCGCTCGTGCGCGCGGCGCGGACGGCTTCGCACCCCGCGGAGGCCGCGGTGCTGCTGAGCGAAGCGCTGTCGTTGTGGCGCGGGGAGCCCTTGGCCGAGTTCGCCGAGGAGGAGTTCGCCCGCGCGGAGGCAGAACGGCTGCGCGAACTGCGGTTGACGGCGATCGAGGACCACGTCGAGGCACGTCTGGCGGTGGGTGAGCACGCCTCCCTGATCGACGAGCTGCGCGTGCTGGTGGACCGGCACCCGCTGCGGGAGCGGCTGCGCGCCGCCCAGATGCGTGCCCTCTACCGCGCCGGGCGGCAGACGGAGGCCCTGGAGAGCTACGACCGCCTGCGCACGGAGCTCGCCGACGAACTCGGCATCGACCCCAGTCCCGCGCTGGTGCGGCTGCGACAGGAGATCCTGACGCAGGACCCGGCCCTGGACGCCTCGCCCGGGGCGCCGCGGACGACCGCGACCAACCTGCCCGCGCCGGTGAGCGACCTGATCGGCAGGGCGAGCGCCGTGACCGAGGTCCGCTCCGCGCTCGCGGCCGCGCGCCTGGTCACGCTCGTCGGCCCCGGAGGCGTCGGCAAGACGCGGCTGGCGGTGGAGGCGGCCAGGGGCGCCCTCGACGAGGCCGTGGACGGGGTGTGGCTGGTCGAGCTGGCCGACGTGTCCCGGGGCGCGGGCGTGGCCGAGGTGATCGACAAGGTCGCGGCCGCGGTGGGAGCGCGCGACGACACGAGCGCTGACGGGCTGTCCCGGCAGGAGAGGCTCGCCGCGGCGCTGGGCGGGCAGAGGGTGCTGCTGGTCGTGGACAACTGCGAGCACGTCGTGGACTCCGCGGCCCACGTGGCGGAGTCACTGCTCGCCACCGCGCCCGAGCTGCGCGTCCTCGCCACCAGTCGTGAACCGCTGGGCATCGCCGGGGAACAGCTCGTCGCGGTTCCGCCGCTGGAGCTGCCCGATCCCGAGGACGACGTCGACCCCGGCCGCGCCGGTCGCCTCGGCGCGGTCGAGCTGTTCGTGCGGCGGGCCGGCGCGGCCGATCCGGGATTCGCGTTGCGGCCGGACAACGTCAAGGTCGTCGCGGGGATCTGCCGCGCGCTGGACGGGCTGCCGCTGGCGATCGAGCTGGCGGCCAGCCGGGTGCGCGCGCTCGGCGTGCACGACCTGGCCGTGCGGCTGGACGACCGCTTCCGCGTGCTCACCACCGGCCCGCGCACCGCCCCCACCCGGCAGCGGACCCTGCGCTCGATGATCGACTGGAGCTGGGACCTGCTGTCCGGGAGCGAGCGCGCTGTCCTGCGCAGGCTCGCCGCGCACTCCGTGAGCCTCAGCCTGGCCTCGGCCGAGGTCGTCTGCGCCGGGGACCCGGTGGCCGAGCACGAGGTGATGGACGTGCTGGCCCAGCTGGTGGACCGGTCGCTGGTCACGGTCGTCACCGACGGGGACCGGACGCGGTACCGGCTGCTGGACACCATCGGCGCCTACGCCCGCGAACGCCTGGACGAGGCGGGGGAGGTCGCGGCGACCCAGCTGCGGCACGCCGAGCACTTCCGCGATCTGGTGCTCTCCGCGAACTCCCACCTCCGCGGGCCGGAGCAGCGCGAGCACCTGCGCCTGTTGGACCGGGAGGCGGCCAACACCAACGCGGCCGTGCTCACCGCGGTGCAGCTCGGGGAGACCGCGCTCGGGCTGGACCTGGTCACCGGCATGGCCTGGTACTGGTACCTGAGGGGGACGTTGCAGGAGGGGCACCGCCTGCTGGGCGCGGTCCTGGAGCTGACCGGCCCCGTCGCCTCCGCGGGAGCGGACGCGCTGCGGGCGCGGGCGTGGCGGCTCGGTTTCGGGTTCCTGCTCGGCTGCGAGCCGGATCCGCTCGGCCAGGGCGCGGAGGTCCTGCGGCGCTGCGCGGAACTGGACGCGCCGGACGTGCTCGCCCGGGTGCGGTGGTGGCTGGCCGTGGCCGGGCGCAGCCGCTCCCCCGCCACCGCGCGCGAGCTGTTCGACGAGGCGCGGGTGGAGTTCGAGCGCCTCGGTGACCGCTGGCACCTGGCGGCGGTCCTGGTGTTCACCGCGGAGAACGCACTGACCTCGGGCGATCCCGAGACGACGGCGGTCGACGCCGCGCGGGCCGCGTCGCTGTTCGCCGAGCTCGGTGACCGCTGGGGGCAGGTGCAGGCCGCCGAGCTGCTGGGCGCGGTCGCCGACATCGCGGGCGACCACGGGCGGGCGGCGGGGTTGTACGAGGGCGCGCTGGGCATGGCCGAGGAGCTGGGCCTGTGGCCCGCCGTCGCACAGCTCCTCGGCCGCCTGACCCGGGTGGCGGTGCTCCGGCGGGACTACCCGGCCGCGATGGAGTTCGGCGACCGGGCCCTGCGGGTGGCGACGGAACGCTCGATCGCGCCGCAGATCGGCTTCGCCAGCGGCGGTCTCGCGCTGGCGGCCCGCCGCATGGGACTGCTCGACACCGCCGAGGCGCACCTGCGCGCCACGCTGGAGTGGGAGCGCCGCATCGACTACGCCACGGGGATGGCCTTCATCCTGACCCAGCTGGGCTTCGTCGCCGAACAACGCGGCGACCTCGACGCGGCCGTGGCCTGGCACCGCGAGGGCCTGGCCGCGGCCCGGCAGACCCACGACCTGCGCGCGGTGGCGTTGTCCCTGGAGGGGTTCGCGGGAACGCGCGTCCTCGCCGGTGATCCCGCCGGGGCCGCGCGGTTGCTCGGGGTCGCGGAGGCCGCGCGCGAGGCCGCCGGATTCCCGCTACCGCCCGCAGAGCGCGACGACGTCGACCGGATCACCGAGGCCGGTGCGTCCGCGCTCGGCGCCGAGGCGTTCGCCAAGGAACTCCTGCGCGGCAAGGAAACTCCCCTGGACGATGTCCTGTCCACTCTGGACTGGGTTAGCCTTCCGGCATGTCCACCGCAGACCAGTTCGTCGCCGTGA
- a CDS encoding FAD-binding oxidoreductase: protein MDRGKLPPAAPPSEFLDDASTLNPTRVRGVVFASSAPESTADALRPLLRRVADGADPALAVSGVRHSMGGQSLLADGWILETQPMRGVTVDAASGVMRVGAGVTWREVIPVLNRLGLAPHVMQSNHDFTVGGSLSVNCHGLQVDHAPISGTVRRLRLLTGDGDVLTCSPTENPELFRHALGGYGLFGVILDAELGVVPNALYAPGFVTTRTRDYLDVFKERVYAPNSDVEMAYGRLSVDPDNLLDEAIIVTLVPVPGSRGTVLPLSRPGRPELTRAIFRNSADNEFGKKLRWWLERDVGPRLAGRISRNSLLDEPARIFSGASGSKVDVLQEYFIPQTRLPEFVQAARDVIRRTEGNLLNVTVRDVRRDDRSVLAYACQDVFGLVMLFEQDRSPAGERRMRTMTRELVDAAIAVGGSFYLPYRLHATLDQLGRAYPAWEKFVDAKHRFDPRGVFRNGLFERYAPS from the coding sequence ATGGACAGGGGGAAGCTGCCGCCGGCCGCCCCGCCGTCGGAGTTCCTCGACGACGCGAGCACGCTCAACCCGACCCGGGTGCGCGGCGTCGTCTTCGCCTCTTCCGCTCCGGAGTCGACCGCGGACGCTCTGAGGCCGTTGCTCCGCAGGGTCGCGGACGGAGCCGATCCCGCGCTCGCGGTCTCAGGTGTGCGCCACTCCATGGGTGGCCAGAGCCTGCTCGCTGACGGCTGGATCCTCGAAACGCAGCCGATGAGGGGCGTGACGGTGGACGCCGCGAGCGGTGTGATGCGGGTCGGCGCGGGCGTCACCTGGCGCGAGGTCATCCCTGTGCTCAACCGTCTTGGCTTGGCGCCTCACGTGATGCAGTCCAATCACGACTTCACCGTCGGCGGCTCGCTGAGCGTGAACTGCCATGGCTTGCAGGTGGACCACGCGCCGATCAGCGGGACCGTGCGGCGTCTGCGACTGCTGACGGGCGACGGCGATGTCCTGACGTGCAGTCCCACGGAGAACCCCGAACTCTTCCGGCACGCACTCGGCGGCTACGGGTTGTTCGGCGTCATCTTGGACGCCGAACTCGGTGTCGTCCCCAATGCGCTGTACGCACCAGGTTTCGTGACCACTCGGACACGCGATTACCTCGACGTCTTCAAAGAGCGCGTCTACGCGCCGAACTCCGACGTGGAAATGGCATACGGGCGGTTATCCGTCGATCCCGACAATCTTCTCGACGAAGCGATCATTGTCACCCTCGTCCCGGTTCCGGGTTCCCGTGGGACGGTGCTTCCCCTGAGCCGTCCTGGTCGCCCGGAGCTGACGCGGGCAATCTTCCGCAACTCGGCCGACAACGAGTTCGGAAAAAAGCTGCGGTGGTGGCTGGAACGCGACGTCGGGCCGCGCCTGGCAGGCCGGATCAGTCGGAACAGTCTGCTCGACGAGCCGGCCCGGATCTTTTCCGGGGCCAGTGGATCGAAGGTCGACGTCCTGCAGGAGTACTTCATTCCGCAAACCCGGCTCCCCGAGTTCGTGCAAGCCGCCCGCGACGTCATCAGGCGCACGGAGGGCAACCTGCTCAACGTGACCGTGCGCGACGTGCGTCGGGATGACCGCAGTGTGCTGGCGTACGCCTGCCAGGACGTGTTCGGGCTCGTCATGCTGTTCGAACAGGACCGGTCGCCCGCCGGCGAACGGCGAATGCGAACGATGACCCGAGAGCTGGTCGATGCGGCCATCGCCGTCGGCGGCAGCTTCTACCTCCCGTATCGGCTCCACGCCACGCTCGACCAGCTCGGCAGGGCTTACCCCGCGTGGGAGAAGTTCGTCGACGCCAAACACCGGTTCGATCCGCGCGGAGTGTTCCGCAACGGGCTCTTCGAGAGGTACGCCCCGAGCTGA
- a CDS encoding ABC transporter ATP-binding protein: MTTPLAQARGLTKRFGALTAVDELDLDVGPGEVLGFLGPNGAGKTTTVRLLLGLARPTSGAATVLGCDAWSQAPLAHQDVGFLPAEFALHPRLTGWANLEHLRRLRATAAEAHRARARELAERLDADLNRPLRTLSSGNRRKIGIIAALAHSPRLAVLDEPISGLDPLVQKEFHAIVDELRSSGAGVLLSSHTLPEVERIADRVAIMRAGRLVACERTDVLLGKAVHRFDVTFADDAEAVSFLRRCPSLTAVSRVEHDGAVVRFAVEGAVTDVVTTLGAHRVLTLRTPETELEDVFLRYYGPATEVAR, encoded by the coding sequence GGCGCGCTGACCGCGGTGGACGAGCTGGACCTCGACGTCGGACCGGGCGAGGTGCTGGGGTTCCTCGGCCCCAACGGCGCGGGCAAGACGACGACCGTCCGCCTGCTGCTCGGCCTGGCCCGCCCGACCTCCGGCGCGGCGACGGTGCTCGGCTGCGACGCGTGGTCGCAGGCCCCGCTGGCCCACCAGGACGTGGGTTTCCTGCCCGCGGAGTTCGCCCTGCACCCCCGGCTCACCGGCTGGGCCAACCTGGAGCACCTGCGACGGCTGCGCGCGACCGCCGCCGAAGCCCACCGGGCGAGGGCGCGCGAACTCGCCGAACGCCTGGACGCCGACCTGAACCGTCCACTTCGGACGCTCTCGTCCGGGAACAGGCGCAAGATCGGCATCATCGCCGCGCTCGCCCACTCCCCCCGCCTTGCCGTGCTGGACGAGCCGATCAGCGGCCTGGACCCGCTGGTGCAGAAGGAGTTCCACGCCATCGTGGACGAGCTGCGCTCCTCCGGTGCCGGGGTGCTGCTGTCCTCGCACACCCTGCCGGAGGTCGAGCGCATCGCCGACCGCGTCGCCATCATGCGCGCCGGGCGGCTGGTCGCGTGCGAGCGCACGGATGTGCTGCTGGGCAAGGCGGTCCACCGCTTCGATGTCACCTTCGCCGACGACGCCGAGGCTGTCTCCTTCCTGCGGCGGTGTCCGTCGCTCACCGCGGTCTCGCGGGTCGAGCACGACGGCGCGGTCGTCCGGTTCGCGGTCGAAGGCGCCGTCACCGACGTGGTCACAACCCTTGGCGCACACCGGGTACTGACGCTCCGGACACCGGAGACCGAGCTTGAAGACGTGTTCCTGCGCTACTACGGCCCGGCGACGGAGGTGGCCCGGTGA
- a CDS encoding SDR family oxidoreductase: MTILVTGATGTIGSAVVDELLRAGHRVRALTRNAAAADLPDQVEVVEGDLTEPRSVEVALRGVTALHLLSATGDDHVPLATGPRLVELARQAGVRRVTVLTTGADGPVEQAVRASDLEWTILLPIDVMANALGWAESVRTGGVVREPYGGRLTASVDIADFAAVVATVLVDGGHAGKSYRVTGPEALTPADKVRAIGAAVGRELDFVELTDEQARELWRAEGWPEEGIDFMLTMWATVPPTVGVVTSVVKEVTGRSPRTFAEWAGEHARLFA, encoded by the coding sequence ATGACGATCTTGGTGACCGGAGCGACTGGAACCATCGGCTCCGCTGTGGTGGACGAACTCCTGCGGGCCGGTCACCGCGTCCGCGCGCTGACCCGGAACGCCGCGGCCGCGGACCTGCCCGACCAGGTGGAGGTCGTCGAGGGTGACCTGACCGAACCGCGGTCCGTCGAGGTGGCACTGCGGGGAGTCACCGCGCTCCACCTGCTGAGCGCCACCGGGGACGACCACGTGCCGCTCGCGACCGGTCCGCGGCTCGTGGAACTGGCGCGCCAGGCGGGCGTGCGCCGGGTGACCGTTCTGACCACCGGGGCCGACGGCCCGGTGGAGCAGGCGGTGCGGGCGTCCGACCTCGAGTGGACGATCCTGCTGCCGATCGACGTGATGGCCAACGCCCTGGGCTGGGCCGAGTCCGTCCGCACCGGGGGAGTGGTCAGGGAGCCGTACGGCGGAAGGCTGACCGCCTCGGTCGACATCGCCGATTTCGCCGCGGTGGTGGCCACCGTGCTGGTCGACGGCGGTCACGCGGGCAAGTCCTACCGGGTGACCGGCCCCGAGGCGCTGACCCCCGCTGACAAGGTGCGGGCCATCGGCGCGGCGGTCGGGCGGGAACTCGACTTCGTGGAGCTGACCGACGAGCAGGCGCGCGAGCTGTGGCGGGCGGAGGGCTGGCCGGAGGAGGGCATCGACTTCATGCTCACGATGTGGGCCACGGTTCCGCCGACGGTGGGCGTGGTGACCTCGGTCGTGAAGGAGGTCACCGGCCGGTCACCGCGGACGTTCGCCGAGTGGGCGGGCGAACACGCGCGGCTGTTCGCCTGA
- a CDS encoding carbonic anhydrase produces the protein MTDFQLTPRDAFDLLLAGNERFVAGAPEHPNQDAARRAEVAPSQRPFAVLFGCSDSRLAAEIIFDRGLGDMFVVRTAGHVVGSEVLGSIEYGVSVLDCPLVVVLGHDSCGAVAAACAALEEGMPPAGYVRDVVERVTPSVLAARAAGRVQTDEILAEHVKHTVDLLLDRSRVLAERVDAGKAAVVGMSYRLADGSAQLVAARGLDLSSSSVS, from the coding sequence ATGACCGACTTCCAGCTGACCCCCCGCGACGCCTTCGACCTGCTGCTGGCCGGTAACGAGCGGTTCGTCGCAGGTGCACCGGAGCACCCGAACCAGGACGCGGCACGCCGTGCCGAGGTCGCGCCGTCCCAGCGCCCGTTCGCCGTGCTGTTCGGGTGCTCCGACTCCCGGCTGGCCGCTGAGATCATCTTCGACCGCGGCCTCGGCGACATGTTCGTGGTGCGCACGGCCGGGCACGTGGTCGGCTCGGAGGTGCTGGGCAGCATCGAGTACGGGGTCAGCGTGCTCGACTGCCCGCTGGTGGTCGTTCTGGGTCACGACTCCTGTGGCGCGGTCGCCGCCGCGTGCGCCGCGCTGGAGGAAGGCATGCCACCCGCGGGCTACGTGCGCGACGTCGTCGAACGCGTGACGCCCAGCGTCCTGGCGGCCCGGGCGGCCGGGCGCGTGCAGACCGACGAGATCCTGGCCGAGCACGTGAAGCACACCGTGGACCTCCTGCTGGACCGCTCCCGCGTCCTGGCCGAGCGGGTCGACGCGGGCAAGGCCGCCGTCGTGGGCATGTCCTACCGCCTGGCCGACGGCAGCGCTCAACTGGTCGCGGCGCGTGGGCTCGACCTCTCCAGCAGCTCGGTGTCCTGA
- a CDS encoding DUF6355 family natural product biosynthesis protein, giving the protein MRLLSAALVLCASAVGLAGTAHATEERASAHPCGFFGLETYAYYNHCGSGNVLIHIDRIWPASDGEECVRPGYTPIGVLLFTKNAHYIRPC; this is encoded by the coding sequence ATGAGGCTGTTGTCCGCTGCGCTCGTGCTGTGCGCGTCTGCGGTCGGGCTGGCCGGTACCGCGCACGCGACCGAGGAGCGCGCGTCGGCGCACCCGTGCGGCTTCTTCGGCTTGGAGACCTACGCTTACTACAACCACTGCGGCTCCGGCAACGTCCTCATCCACATCGACAGGATCTGGCCCGCCAGTGATGGGGAAGAATGCGTCCGCCCTGGCTACACGCCGATCGGCGTGCTCCTCTTCACCAAGAATGCCCACTACATCAGGCCATGCTGA
- a CDS encoding MFS transporter produces MTGSATEARAVIGTGWLGLLAGPMSFGMAAPTLLLPAAASELGVSVAAATWIVTMFGWGITIGTPLAAAVLASGGQRRATLTGAALTVLGSLVLLTAPSLPGLAAASAVQALGSAALMVVAMDLAATPAQMGMITSGLAAVGATGPVVGSLVGSAVSWQAAFALPVLSLLAVPIVLRQARARGAGTAFDIAGAAVLTAFVSALVLIPHQPVWGAVAVVLTGAVLAWRLRAKPDGMVPADVVRGPRFLAAAAMATAFAVINFGMIYAAPGLITDRAGWTPAEIGTALLWPLLLGGALSWLVVAASARVPVAVMTALLLGGGVLAPVLVWSADSPWLTLLGIFTGSLTAASGQGVLGLRAADAVPQRHRGTALGLFNSCYLLGFALGPALAALVTS; encoded by the coding sequence ATGACGGGCAGCGCGACGGAAGCCCGCGCAGTGATCGGCACGGGCTGGCTGGGACTGCTGGCGGGGCCGATGTCCTTCGGGATGGCGGCGCCCACCCTGCTGCTGCCCGCCGCGGCGAGCGAGCTCGGTGTGTCCGTGGCGGCGGCGACCTGGATCGTGACGATGTTCGGCTGGGGCATCACCATCGGGACGCCCTTGGCAGCCGCGGTGCTGGCCTCGGGCGGGCAACGCCGGGCGACGCTCACCGGCGCGGCACTGACGGTGCTCGGTTCCCTGGTGTTGCTGACCGCGCCCTCGTTGCCGGGCCTGGCGGCCGCGAGCGCCGTGCAGGCCCTGGGCTCGGCCGCGTTGATGGTGGTGGCGATGGACCTGGCCGCGACGCCCGCGCAGATGGGGATGATCACCTCGGGGCTCGCCGCGGTCGGCGCCACCGGCCCGGTGGTCGGCTCACTGGTCGGCTCGGCCGTGTCCTGGCAGGCGGCCTTCGCGTTGCCGGTGCTCAGCCTCCTGGCCGTACCGATCGTCCTGCGACAGGCCCGCGCGAGGGGTGCGGGCACCGCGTTCGACATCGCCGGAGCAGCGGTCCTGACCGCGTTCGTGAGTGCGCTCGTCCTCATCCCGCACCAGCCGGTGTGGGGCGCCGTCGCGGTCGTGCTGACTGGAGCCGTCTTGGCCTGGCGCCTGCGCGCCAAGCCGGACGGGATGGTGCCCGCCGACGTCGTCCGAGGGCCCCGGTTCCTCGCCGCGGCGGCGATGGCGACGGCGTTCGCGGTGATCAACTTCGGGATGATCTACGCGGCGCCTGGGCTGATCACCGACCGCGCGGGGTGGACGCCGGCGGAGATCGGCACCGCCCTGCTCTGGCCGCTCCTGCTCGGTGGGGCGCTGTCCTGGCTCGTCGTGGCGGCCTCCGCTCGGGTGCCCGTCGCGGTGATGACGGCGCTGCTGCTGGGCGGAGGGGTGCTCGCCCCGGTGCTGGTGTGGTCCGCGGACTCGCCCTGGCTCACGCTGCTCGGGATCTTCACCGGCTCGCTCACCGCGGCGTCGGGCCAGGGCGTCCTCGGGTTGCGCGCCGCCGACGCGGTACCGCAGCGCCACCGCGGGACGGCACTGGGCCTGTTCAACTCCTGCTACCTGCTCGGCTTCGCCCTCGGACCGGCGCTCGCGGCGCTCGTCACGTCGTAG
- a CDS encoding NADPH-dependent FMN reductase, whose amino-acid sequence MSTTFSLLGISGSLRAASFSTAVLRAAIDVAPADTDLTLWRDLAGVPPFNEDHEDDPGPAVTAMRESITAADALVIATPEYNTSIPGQLKNALDWASRPYGESVLVGKPVAVIGVSTSDYGADWSQQALRKVLAVSGAEVLETRLCVPRADALVDGDGRLTDTETTGRLRDLVVDLRGLLRHETKAA is encoded by the coding sequence ATGAGCACGACCTTCTCCCTGTTGGGCATCTCCGGCAGTCTCCGCGCCGCCTCCTTCAGCACCGCCGTGCTGCGCGCCGCGATCGACGTCGCTCCCGCTGACACGGATCTGACGCTGTGGCGGGACCTCGCGGGCGTGCCGCCCTTCAACGAGGACCACGAGGACGACCCTGGACCGGCCGTCACCGCCATGCGCGAGTCCATCACCGCCGCGGACGCCCTGGTGATCGCCACCCCGGAGTACAACACCAGCATTCCCGGGCAGCTCAAGAACGCGCTCGACTGGGCGTCCCGCCCCTACGGCGAGAGCGTGCTGGTCGGCAAGCCCGTCGCGGTGATCGGCGTCAGCACCAGCGACTACGGCGCCGACTGGTCGCAGCAGGCGCTGCGCAAGGTGCTGGCCGTGTCCGGGGCCGAGGTCCTGGAGACCCGGCTGTGCGTGCCCCGTGCGGACGCGCTCGTCGACGGCGACGGGCGGCTGACCGACACCGAGACCACCGGGCGGCTGCGGGACCTCGTCGTCGACCTGCGCGGCCTGCTCCGGCACGAGACGAAGGCGGCGTGA